A genomic segment from Conger conger chromosome 2, fConCon1.1, whole genome shotgun sequence encodes:
- the ndst2b gene encoding bifunctional heparan sulfate N-deacetylase/N-sulfotransferase 2 isoform X1 has protein sequence MAGVWKLGRSLRQPELHRLVLALIIFCLVSMALLAYYVSSSPKIKEAPPLPLSDCGAGTAGVAGAPRAPLILPLRAGRRPSSKAADFPRTDPAVLVFVESTYSQLGQEIVAVLESSRFRYHTEIAPGKGDMPTLAGRDRGRYALVVYENILKYVNMDSWNRDLLDKYCLEYGVGILGFFKAGENSLRNIQLKGFPLFLNTNLALQDYRINSASPLLYITRPNLVDPGPLPGNDWTGFQSNHSTYEPVLLASAQSSEPLGQQGAMYATVIQDLGLLDGIHRVFFGSNLSFWLHKLIFVDTIAYLTGRRLCLPMERYLLVDVDDIFVGKEGTRMKVSDVEALLSTQNKLRSLVPNFTFNLGFSGKFYYTGTDAEDRGDDMLLRHRKDFWWFPHMWSHMQPHLFHNVTVLAEQMRLNKQFAQEHGIPTDMGYAVAPHHSGVYPVHTQLYEAWKSVWGIRVTSTEEYPHLRPARYRRGFIHNGIQVLPRQTCGLFTHTIFYNEYPGGSKELDKSIRGGELFLTVLLNPVSIFMTHLSNYGNDRLGLYTFESLVKFVQCWTNLRLLTLPPVQLAGKYFQIFPEERDPLWQNPCHDKRHKDIWSKEKTCDRLPKFLVIGPQKTGTTALHSFLTLHPAITSSFPNPNTFEEVQFFNSPNYHRGIDWYMDFFPFPSNVSTDFIFEKSANYFDSESTPRRASALLPRAKILAVLINPADRAYSWYQHQRSHMDPAALNHTFHQVVTAGPSSSPELLALRRRSLAPGAYVTHLERWLRHYPPSQLLVVDGALLRSNPTAVMDGVQKFLGVTPHFNYTQALIYDESKGFWCQKLDGGRAKCLGKSKGRKYPDMAPETRAYLTGYFRELNMDLLRLLSRLGQALPGWLREELQSGRWS, from the exons ATGGCGGGCGTGTGGAAGCTCGGGCGGAGCCTGAGGCAGCCGGAGCTCCACCGGCTGGTCCTGGCGCTGATCATCTTCTGCCTGGTCTCCATGGCGCTGTTGGCTTACTATGTCAGCAGCAGCCCCAAAATCAAGGAGGCCCCCCCTCTGCCTCTCAGCGACTGCGGGGCGGGGACGGCGGGCGTGGCGGGGGCCCCCCGGGCGCCCCTCATCCTGCCCCTGCGGGCTGGCCGCCGGCCCTCCTCCAAGGCCGCGGACTTCCCTCGCACAGACCCCGCCGTGCTGGTGTTCGTGGAGAGCACCTACTCCCAGCTGGGGCAGGAGATCGTGGCCGTCCTGGAGTCCAGCCGCTTCCGCTACCACACCGAAATCGCCCCGGGGAAGGGCGACATGCCCACCCTGGCAGGTCGCGACCGGGGCCGCTACGCCCTGGTCGTCTACGAGAACATCCTGAAGTACGTCAACATGGACTCCTGGAACCGCGACCTGTTGGACAAGTACTGCCTGGAGTACGGCGTGGGGATCCTGGGCTTCTTCAAGGCCGGCGAGAACTCTCTGCGCAACATCCAGCTCAAGGGGTTCCCGCTGTTTCTGAACACCAACCTGGCCCTACAGGACTACCGCATAAACTCTGCCTCCCCGCTGCTCTACATCACCCGGCCGAACCTGGTGGACCCGGGCCCCCTGCCCGGCAACGACTGGACCGGCTTCCAGTCCAACCACAGCACCTACGAACCGGTGCTGCTGGCTAGCGCTCAGTCCTCGGAGCCTctgggccagcagggggcgatgTACGCCACTGTCATCCAGGATCTGGGCCTCCTGGACGGCATCCACAGGGTGTTCTTCGGTAGCAACCTGTCCTTCTGGCTCCACAAGCTCATCTTCGTGGATACCATCGCCTACCTGACTGGCAGGCGGCTCTGCCTGCCCATGGAACGCTACCTCCTGGTGGACGTAGATGACATCTTCGTGGGCAAGGAAGGCACCCGCATGAAGGTGTCCGATGTGGAG GCTCTGCTTAGCACACAAAACAAGTTACGATCACTGGTCCCAAATTTCACCTTTAACCTGGGGTTCTCTGGAAAGTTCTACTACACAG GGACGGATGCGGAGGACCGAGGGGATGACATGCTGCTGAGACACAGGAAGGACTTCTGGTGGTTCCCCCACATGTGGAGCCATATGCAGCCTCACCTCTTCCATAACGTCACTGTCCTGGCAGAGCAGATGAGGCTCAACAAGCAGTTTGcacag GAACACGGGATCCCCACAGATATGGGGTACGCTGTGGCCCCCCACCACTCGGGGGTGTACCCAGTGCACACTCAGCTGTACGAGGCCTGGAAGTCCGTTTGGGGGATCAGGGTGACCAGCACTGAGGAGTACCCCCACCTGAGGCCTGCCCGCTACCGCCGTGGCTTCATCCACAATGGCATCCAG GTATTGCCCAGACAAACATGTGGCCTCTTCACTCACACCATCTTCTATAATGAGTACCCCGGGGGCTCCAAAGAGCTTGACAAGAGCATCCGTGGCGGGGAGCTGTTCCTCACCGTGCTGCTCAACCCT GTCAGCATTTTCATGACCCACCTGTCCAACTATGGGAATGACCGACTGGGCCTGTACACCTTCGAATCCCTGGTGAAGTTTGTGCAGTGCTGGACCAACCTGCGCTTACTGACCCTGCCCCCCGTGCAGCTGGCAGGGAAGTACTTCCAGATCTTTCCGGAGGAGAGGGACCCCTTGTGGCAG AACCCTTGCCATGACAAGAGACACAAAGACATCTGGTCCAAGGAGAAGACCTGCGATAGACTTCCCAAGTTTTTGGTGATTGGTCCACAGAAGACAG GTACCACAGCACTGCACTCCTTCTTGACTCTGCACCCCGCCATCACCAGCAGCTTTCCCAACCCCAATACTTTTGAGGAGGTCCAGTTCTTCAACAGCCCGAACTACCACCGCGGAATTGACTG GTACATGGacttcttccccttcccctccaaTGTCAGCACAGACTTCATATTTGAGAAAAGCGCCAACTACTTCGACTCAGAGTCCACGCCCAGGAGAGCATCCGCCCTCCTGCCTCGAGCCAAGATCCTGGCAGTGCTCATCAACCCTGCTGACCGAGCGTACTCTTGgtaccag CACCAGCGTTCGCACATGGACCCTGCAGCCCTGAACCACACCTTCCACCAGGTGGTGACAGCGGGCCCGTCCTCATCCCCGGAGCTTCTCGCTCTACGCCGTCGCAGCCTGGCCCCCGGAGCCTACGTCACGCACCTGGAGCGCTGGCTGCGTCACTACCCCCCCAGCCAG CTCCTAGTTGTGGATGGGGCCCTGCTGCGCTCTAACCCCACGGCGGTGATGGACGGAGTCCAGAAGTTCCTGGGGGTCACGCCCCATTTCAACTACACCCAAGCCCTAAT ATATGATGAGAGCAAGGGCTTCTGGTGCCAGAAACTTGACGGGGGTCGGGCCAAGTGTTTGGGGAAGAGCAAAGGCAGGAAGTACCCAGACATGGCACCAGAG acccGGGCCTACCTGACGGGGTACTTCAGAGAGCTCAACATGGACCTGCTGCGGCTACTGAGCCGACTGGGCCAGGCCCTGCCGGGCTGGCTGAGGGAGGAGCTACAGAGCGGCCGCTGGAGCTGA
- the ndst2b gene encoding bifunctional heparan sulfate N-deacetylase/N-sulfotransferase 2 isoform X2, which produces MAGVWKLGRSLRQPELHRLVLALIIFCLVSMALLAYYVSSSPKIKEAPPLPLSDCGAGTAGVAGAPRAPLILPLRAGRRPSSKAADFPRTDPAVLVFVESTYSQLGQEIVAVLESSRFRYHTEIAPGKGDMPTLAGRDRGRYALVVYENILKYVNMDSWNRDLLDKYCLEYGVGILGFFKAGENSLRNIQLKGFPLFLNTNLALQDYRINSASPLLYITRPNLVDPGPLPGNDWTGFQSNHSTYEPVLLASAQSSEPLGQQGAMYATVIQDLGLLDGIHRVFFGSNLSFWLHKLIFVDTIAYLTGRRLCLPMERYLLVDVDDIFVGKEGTRMKVSDVEALLSTQNKLRSLVPNFTFNLGFSGKFYYTGTDAEDRGDDMLLRHRKDFWWFPHMWSHMQPHLFHNVTVLAEQMRLNKQFAQEHGIPTDMGYAVAPHHSGVYPVHTQLYEAWKSVWGIRVTSTEEYPHLRPARYRRGFIHNGIQVLPRQTCGLFTHTIFYNEYPGGSKELDKSIRGGELFLTVLLNPVSIFMTHLSNYGNDRLGLYTFESLVKFVQCWTNLRLLTLPPVQLAGKYFQIFPEERDPLWQNPCHDKRHKDIWSKEKTCDRLPKFLVIGPQKTGTTALHSFLTLHPAITSSFPNPNTFEEVQFFNSPNYHRGIDWYMDFFPFPSNVSTDFIFEKSANYFDSESTPRRASALLPRAKILAVLINPADRAYSWYQHQRSHMDPAALNHTFHQVVTAGPSSSPELLALRRRSLAPGAYVTHLERWLRHYPPSQLLVVDGALLRSNPTAVMDGVQKFLGVTPHFNYTQALIPGPT; this is translated from the exons ATGGCGGGCGTGTGGAAGCTCGGGCGGAGCCTGAGGCAGCCGGAGCTCCACCGGCTGGTCCTGGCGCTGATCATCTTCTGCCTGGTCTCCATGGCGCTGTTGGCTTACTATGTCAGCAGCAGCCCCAAAATCAAGGAGGCCCCCCCTCTGCCTCTCAGCGACTGCGGGGCGGGGACGGCGGGCGTGGCGGGGGCCCCCCGGGCGCCCCTCATCCTGCCCCTGCGGGCTGGCCGCCGGCCCTCCTCCAAGGCCGCGGACTTCCCTCGCACAGACCCCGCCGTGCTGGTGTTCGTGGAGAGCACCTACTCCCAGCTGGGGCAGGAGATCGTGGCCGTCCTGGAGTCCAGCCGCTTCCGCTACCACACCGAAATCGCCCCGGGGAAGGGCGACATGCCCACCCTGGCAGGTCGCGACCGGGGCCGCTACGCCCTGGTCGTCTACGAGAACATCCTGAAGTACGTCAACATGGACTCCTGGAACCGCGACCTGTTGGACAAGTACTGCCTGGAGTACGGCGTGGGGATCCTGGGCTTCTTCAAGGCCGGCGAGAACTCTCTGCGCAACATCCAGCTCAAGGGGTTCCCGCTGTTTCTGAACACCAACCTGGCCCTACAGGACTACCGCATAAACTCTGCCTCCCCGCTGCTCTACATCACCCGGCCGAACCTGGTGGACCCGGGCCCCCTGCCCGGCAACGACTGGACCGGCTTCCAGTCCAACCACAGCACCTACGAACCGGTGCTGCTGGCTAGCGCTCAGTCCTCGGAGCCTctgggccagcagggggcgatgTACGCCACTGTCATCCAGGATCTGGGCCTCCTGGACGGCATCCACAGGGTGTTCTTCGGTAGCAACCTGTCCTTCTGGCTCCACAAGCTCATCTTCGTGGATACCATCGCCTACCTGACTGGCAGGCGGCTCTGCCTGCCCATGGAACGCTACCTCCTGGTGGACGTAGATGACATCTTCGTGGGCAAGGAAGGCACCCGCATGAAGGTGTCCGATGTGGAG GCTCTGCTTAGCACACAAAACAAGTTACGATCACTGGTCCCAAATTTCACCTTTAACCTGGGGTTCTCTGGAAAGTTCTACTACACAG GGACGGATGCGGAGGACCGAGGGGATGACATGCTGCTGAGACACAGGAAGGACTTCTGGTGGTTCCCCCACATGTGGAGCCATATGCAGCCTCACCTCTTCCATAACGTCACTGTCCTGGCAGAGCAGATGAGGCTCAACAAGCAGTTTGcacag GAACACGGGATCCCCACAGATATGGGGTACGCTGTGGCCCCCCACCACTCGGGGGTGTACCCAGTGCACACTCAGCTGTACGAGGCCTGGAAGTCCGTTTGGGGGATCAGGGTGACCAGCACTGAGGAGTACCCCCACCTGAGGCCTGCCCGCTACCGCCGTGGCTTCATCCACAATGGCATCCAG GTATTGCCCAGACAAACATGTGGCCTCTTCACTCACACCATCTTCTATAATGAGTACCCCGGGGGCTCCAAAGAGCTTGACAAGAGCATCCGTGGCGGGGAGCTGTTCCTCACCGTGCTGCTCAACCCT GTCAGCATTTTCATGACCCACCTGTCCAACTATGGGAATGACCGACTGGGCCTGTACACCTTCGAATCCCTGGTGAAGTTTGTGCAGTGCTGGACCAACCTGCGCTTACTGACCCTGCCCCCCGTGCAGCTGGCAGGGAAGTACTTCCAGATCTTTCCGGAGGAGAGGGACCCCTTGTGGCAG AACCCTTGCCATGACAAGAGACACAAAGACATCTGGTCCAAGGAGAAGACCTGCGATAGACTTCCCAAGTTTTTGGTGATTGGTCCACAGAAGACAG GTACCACAGCACTGCACTCCTTCTTGACTCTGCACCCCGCCATCACCAGCAGCTTTCCCAACCCCAATACTTTTGAGGAGGTCCAGTTCTTCAACAGCCCGAACTACCACCGCGGAATTGACTG GTACATGGacttcttccccttcccctccaaTGTCAGCACAGACTTCATATTTGAGAAAAGCGCCAACTACTTCGACTCAGAGTCCACGCCCAGGAGAGCATCCGCCCTCCTGCCTCGAGCCAAGATCCTGGCAGTGCTCATCAACCCTGCTGACCGAGCGTACTCTTGgtaccag CACCAGCGTTCGCACATGGACCCTGCAGCCCTGAACCACACCTTCCACCAGGTGGTGACAGCGGGCCCGTCCTCATCCCCGGAGCTTCTCGCTCTACGCCGTCGCAGCCTGGCCCCCGGAGCCTACGTCACGCACCTGGAGCGCTGGCTGCGTCACTACCCCCCCAGCCAG CTCCTAGTTGTGGATGGGGCCCTGCTGCGCTCTAACCCCACGGCGGTGATGGACGGAGTCCAGAAGTTCCTGGGGGTCACGCCCCATTTCAACTACACCCAAGCCCTAAT acccGGGCCTACCTGA